The Glycine soja cultivar W05 chromosome 19, ASM419377v2, whole genome shotgun sequence genomic sequence ATGACAGAAGCATGTAAAACACTTGATCAATTCATACATGCATGCATAGCTTCCAAGAGGGTAGAGCTAAGCAACGACAATGAAATGGGTGAAGCTCATCATGTTGACTTGATAACAGCTTTGAtgagagaaaaacaaacacacGACGATAGATTTATACGAGACGCTGTGTTTAATCTTTTTGTGGCTGGAAGAGATACCATAACTTCAGCTCTCACGTGGTTCTTTTGGCTTGTTGCCACAAACCCCTTAGTGGAAGCCAAGATTCTTGAAGAGATCAAAGAAAAGTTAGAAACCAATGAAAAGACGCTTGGGGTTTTAAGTGTAGAGAAGGTTAAAAAGCTAGTTTATCTGCATGGTGCTATATGCGAAACATTGAGGCTCTTTCCTCCTATACCTTTTGAGCGCAAGCTAGCAATTAAAGCTGACATGCTTCCTAGTGGTCATCGTGTTAATCCAAGAAcaatgatattaatttctttgtaTGCGATGGGAAGACTTGAAGAAACATGGGGAAAAGATTGTTTGGAGTTCAAACCAGAGAGATGGATCTCAGAGAAAGGAGGTATTGTCTATGTGCCATCTTACAAATTCATAGCTTTTAATGCAGGACCTAGGACTTGCTTGGGCAAAGACTTGTCCTTCATTCAAATGAAGATGGTGGCAGCTGCTATTTTATACAAGTATCATGTCCAAGTGGTGGAAGATTATGTTGCTACTCCAAGCCTTTCCATTGTTCTTCTCATAAAGGATGGTTTGAAGGTAATGATaacaaaaagagaaatttaatatgGCGTGGGAATTCCGATCTCAGAAATAGTACAAAAACGTGCAAATATAATTTGTCACGTGGCTGCATACTTTATGATGTATAATTTGAAGCATTtggtttgaaaaaataaataagaaataatcctttattttttttttggtacaaataGAAAATAATCCTTTCTTGTTTCAATAACTATATATTATAACACCAACATTCATtagtacaaataaattaaacttaagatgctttaaataaattaaagtctCAAGCTTGCGGCTGATTAAAAAACACATAACTAGGAGTGGAAATCATATTAAAAGTTTGATATATATTTGTTGTTGACAAATAGAGAATAGAGGATAGTACACACTAATATTACAATAATAGGAAAATGGAATAATTCATGTACCAAATAAATGATAACTCATATTTGATGTGAAAAATATGTTACCCAAACTGTCGAGCTTGTAAATCAACATATGATATTTTAACTTAATCAAGTGAATTTAAGTTTAATAtaattgtgttaaatattttgataaagaattttgatagttataatagttataatgtgatttttatataaaaataataaaaatcattagTCAATTtgggtaaagaaagaagaaaagaaatagaggtTACAAGTTTAAATTCTCCAAAACGaatatttcaaacaaaacttataataaattaacattggttaataaaaaaattattaatcaacaCTAAGGGTAAAGAAAGGGTGTGTTGGGATCTATTTACCCTTGTCCTTGCGTGATCCGAAACTTTGATCAAGCTAATAATTCAAAGTCAAACCCAACTTGATCAAGACCAAAATATAAGGGATAAGACTGGATCAATGTGCAAAAGATATTGAATTGGCTACAACCTGGCCTGTGGCATTTACTGGAACAACAGATACAGGTACCCAATCGAAGGTATAAATgagctaatttttaatttgttgaattCTCTTCCTATGGAATCACGAGATACTTTTGCAATTACTCTCCACTGTATATGGAAAGCCTAAACAGTAAAATTTGGGATGAAGTTAATTCTCCTTCACATGTAGCGGTTTCTACACAAGCTTGCAATACTTCAATAGATGGAAATACATTCGTCAAGCAGCACGAACTCAACACACATGCATCGTGCATTTCCGCAGACAACAAACTGGGAACCACCTCAACCAGGTTTCATCGAATGTGCTAAGGAAGGCCAGTGTTTTGATGTGGGGGTGTGGTTCTGCGTGATCACAATGGAACATTCATTAAGGCACAAACTGTTCTTCAACCTGGACTTTAAGATCCCAAAGAAGCCCAGTTGTGGGGATCGGACTATATAAATTTCTGATGTGGGTCAGCTAGCTCTCTTGGTATCCATAACATCATTTGCAAAgtaattcaatatattttttgtctctctaatttgagtttttcttttcatttttattcttaaaaaaaaattcttcattttattccttataaaatatgtttgttttatttttcatccttaaaatgttttaaat encodes the following:
- the LOC114398420 gene encoding alkane hydroxylase MAH1-like, with amino-acid sequence MAMLVYEAVIVTAVLCMLYFLHRKRCCRHPLFPDYPIIGMLPPVLCNLWRAHDLISDVLKQHGGTGEFTGPWFTIMNCLISSDPINVHHVMSKNFHNYVKGPVFRDIFQAFGDGIFTADSEAWKYNRDLFHSLFKNRSFEFFLEKTIQNKVQNSLLPMLDHMHQQRKVVDLQDVFGRFTFDNICSLVLGYDPNCLSVDIPEVAIEKAFNEAEESIFYRHTVPKCVWKLQKWLQIGQEKKMTEACKTLDQFIHACIASKRVELSNDNEMGEAHHVDLITALMREKQTHDDRFIRDAVFNLFVAGRDTITSALTWFFWLVATNPLVEAKILEEIKEKLETNEKTLGVLSVEKVKKLVYLHGAICETLRLFPPIPFERKLAIKADMLPSGHRVNPRTMILISLYAMGRLEETWGKDCLEFKPERWISEKGGIVYVPSYKFIAFNAGPRTCLGKDLSFIQMKMVAAAILYKYHVQVVEDYVATPSLSIVLLIKDGLKVMITKREI